The following proteins are encoded in a genomic region of Thunnus maccoyii chromosome 8, fThuMac1.1, whole genome shotgun sequence:
- the LOC121902210 gene encoding putative nuclease HARBI1, which translates to MEDFRERDQQDLLGDDDEWLISQFRLPQAVLLDLSAVLGSALQRSNHRNQAVPLPLQVLTTLGFLATGTFQRELADRSGISQPTFNRVMTDVLGGIIGLLHLFIKFPYTVGEQANKKAQFAAVSSFPNVIGAIDCTHVSIRTPGESGYPHQWWLLTPFLNPQSTEERNYNVCHSQASAVVESTIRLLKGSGIALMPQVENCHTSPKRCAKS; encoded by the exons ATGGAAgatttcagagagagagaccagcAAGATTTACTGGGCGATGATGATGAGTGGCTTATAAGCCAGTTCCGACTTCCACAAGCTGTTCTCTTGGATCTCTCTGCTGTATTGGGCTCAGCTTTACAAAGAAGCAACCACAGAAACCAAGCCGTGCCACTCCCACTTCAAGTCCTGACAACACTGGGATTTCTGGCAACGGGCACTTTTCAGAGAGAATTGGCTGACAGGTCAGGGATATCTCAGCCAACCTTTAACCGTGTTATGACAGATGTGTTAGGAGGTATAATTGGTTTGTTGCATCTCTTCATAAAGTTTCCTTACACGGTGGGTGAACAGGCAaataaaaaagcacaatttgCAGCAGTATCAAGTTTCCCAAATGTAATCGGTGCTATTGACTGTACTCATGTTTCTATAAGGACACCAG GTGAGAGTGGATATCCCCACCAGTGGTGGCTGCTCACCCCTTTTCTCAACCCACAgagcacagaggagagaaactacAATGTGTGCCACAGCCAGGCGAGTGCTGTTGTGGAGAGCACCATCAGGCTTCTGAAGGGCAGTGGCATTGCCTTGATGCCACAGGTGGAAAACTGTCATACAAGCCCAAAAAGGTGTGCCAAATCGTGA